A single Chanos chanos chromosome 8, fChaCha1.1, whole genome shotgun sequence DNA region contains:
- the nfil3-5 gene encoding nuclear factor, interleukin 3 regulated, member 5, whose product MESLNIQVQNSGANLENVDTYSNFSDGLPSPQIASPSRQGRLLKPKPNMTCRRKREFISDEKKDASYWEKRRKNNEAAKRSREKRRLNDMVLENRVIALNEENVRLKTELLQLKLRFGLISAASYMEKSQQISSGTGGGGSSGANGGTPSGNNYFSSSGYSSASQVMVNSDSSEAEQSSRGERHTPLPKYSPRGSLSDMSDGSSRDSPEPMNYEIKHESSGMDISRLEASVLSGMFNSHHSLGSMNSHRPQEVEQQEGAGNPVPPSATPQRSVILYRSGSSSFPIESQRAEAMDQHPVSQSQQCRSVSHMTQAGVSLLSPADGLETIAEVAQQLARKSLNSPTYEYANGHSEAEESKKLINLHHQEHNAQGHCDNQCEEPPNSCTQNSFAPNLLPGEAEKAHLYQRQPSYLSSLDEDPPVLTYEGGPRAEGFYQEHSSSGKDTSSSDGDPRSSDKEASTDDESPSSSSSETGGYQCLSGAHQSASSPPVPTTAACQSGENQTEVKATALPHKLRLKYRALSNGGTQGDHPYTAAMTSSPNAPLPQHPYLALAHGNQQLGHSEGSKEGESETSDGLSKQQCQSKDDEELKKESGKKGSNGRSNRNKKRD is encoded by the coding sequence ATGGAAAGCTTAAATATTCAAGTTCAAAATTCTGGCGCCAACTTAGAAAACGTGGATACGTATTCTAACTTTAGTGACGGCTTACCATCACCCCAAATCGCCAGTCCTTCACGTCAGGGCAGACTCTTGAAACCCAAACCCAACATGACTTGCCGGCGAAAGCGCGAGTTTATCTCGGATGAGAAAAAGGATGCCTCATACTGGGAAAAGCGGCGTAAAAACAATGAGGCAGCTAAACGCTCCCGAGAAAAGCGCAGACTTAATGACATGGTGCTGGAGAACAGAGTGATTGCTCTTAATGAGGAGAATGTGCGGCTGAAAACTGAGCTCCTGCAGCTGAAACTGAGGTTTGGACTCATCAGTGCTGCCTCTTACATGGAGAAGAGTCAACAGATCAGCAGTGGGACTGGAGGTGGAGGCAGCTCTGGTGCTAATGGTGGCACTCCCTCTGGAAACAACTATTTCTCCAGTAGTGGATACTCCAGTGCCTCACAAGTAATGGTGAACTCTGATTCTTCCGAGGCTGAGCAGTCAAGTCGGGGAGAACGGCACACGCCCCTGCCCAAATACTCCCCACGAGGATCCTTGTCTGACATGTCAGACGGGTCCTCCCGTGACAGCCCTGAACCTATGAACTATGAGATCAAACACGAGAGTTCAGGCATGGACATCAGCAGACTTGAGGCCAGTGTTCTCAGTGGCATGTTCAACAGCCATCACAGTCTTGGATCCATGAATTCACACCGCCCACAAGAGGTAGAGCAGCAGGAAGGTGCTGGCAACCCCGTTCCTCCATCTGCCACACCCCAGAGAAGTGTCATCCTCTACCGTTCTGGCAGCAGTTCCTTCCCCATTGAGAGCCAGAGGGCTGAAGCCATGGATCAACACCCAGTGTCTCAGTCACAGCAGTGTAGATCTGTGTCTCACATGACTCAAGCAGGAGTCAGTCTATTGTCACCAGCAGACGGTTTAGAGACTATTGCAGAGGTGGCTCAGCAACTTGCGAGGAAGTCTTTAAACTCACCAACTTATGAGTATGCCAATGGTCACAGTGAAGCTGAAGAGAGTAAAAAATTGATAAATCTTCACCATCAAGAGCACAATGCTCAAGGGCACTGCGACAACCAGTGTGAAGAACCTCCAAACAGCTGTACCCAAAATTCTTTTGCTCCCAATCTCCTCCCAGGTGAGGCTGAAAAGGCTCATTTATATCAACGCCAACCCTCCTACCTCAGTTCTCTGGATGAAGACCCTCCCGTGTTAACCTATGAGGGTGGCCCTAGAGCAGAGGGTTTTTACCAAGAGCACTCCTCTTCAGGCAAAGACACCTCCTCCAGTGATGGTGATCCTAGAAGTTCAGACAAAGAGGCCTCCACTGATGACGAATCTCCCTCGTCGTCCTCCTCCGAGACTGGTGGTTACCAGTGCTTGTCTGGAGCTCACCAATCAGCATCCTCACCCCCTGTGCCCACCACTGCTGCATGCCAAAGTGGAGAGAatcagacagaggtgaaagCTACAGCGTTGCCTCATAAGCTACGACTAAAGTACAGGGCACTGTCTAATGGTGGAACCCAAGGGGATCACCCCTACACTGCGGCCATGACTTCATCGCCCAATGCTCCACTGCCTCAGCACCCTTACCTGGCCCTTGCCCATGGCAACCAGCAACTAGGGCACAGTGAGGGAagcaaagagggagagagtgagacatcAGATGGACTTTCGAAACAGCAATGTCAGTCCAAAGATGATGAGGAGCTCAAAAAGGAGAGTGGAAAAAAGGGTTCGAATGGGCGGAGTAACAGAAACAAGAAGCGTGATTGA